A genome region from Nocardia sp. NBC_00565 includes the following:
- a CDS encoding SDR family oxidoreductase yields MTDAARIRGKVVVITGGARGIGLATATALQALGAKIAIGDIDQTTVKESGTARDFELYGKLDVTDPTSFENFLDEVERTVGPIDVLINNAGIMPTGKFADEPDQITRRILDINVYGVILGSKLGLARMLPRGRGHVINIASLAGETHIPGLATYNASKHAVLGFTDTLRAEYRGSGVAFSSVLPTLTNTELGSGVSGPKLLRPAEPEEIADAIVGLIAAPKSKVRVTAVAGFLSQLVNLLPEPVADGLARALGSSNAFLDDVDAAKRKAYEERARSL; encoded by the coding sequence ATGACGGACGCGGCGAGAATTCGCGGCAAGGTCGTCGTCATCACCGGTGGCGCGCGCGGCATCGGGCTGGCCACGGCGACCGCATTGCAGGCGCTCGGTGCCAAGATCGCGATCGGCGATATCGACCAGACCACGGTCAAGGAGTCGGGCACCGCCCGCGATTTCGAGCTGTACGGCAAGCTCGATGTCACCGATCCCACCTCGTTCGAAAACTTCCTCGACGAGGTCGAGCGCACGGTCGGCCCGATCGATGTACTGATCAACAATGCGGGCATCATGCCGACCGGCAAATTCGCCGATGAACCGGACCAGATCACTCGCCGAATCCTCGATATCAATGTCTACGGCGTGATTCTGGGCTCCAAGCTGGGCCTGGCTCGCATGTTGCCGCGCGGGCGCGGGCACGTCATCAATATCGCCTCACTCGCCGGGGAGACGCATATTCCGGGCCTGGCGACCTATAACGCCAGCAAGCACGCGGTGCTCGGCTTCACCGACACCCTGCGTGCGGAGTACCGGGGTTCGGGCGTCGCGTTCTCCTCGGTGCTGCCGACGCTCACCAATACCGAGCTCGGATCCGGGGTGAGCGGACCGAAGCTGCTGCGCCCGGCCGAACCGGAAGAGATCGCCGACGCCATCGTCGGCCTGATCGCCGCGCCGAAGTCCAAGGTCCGGGTGACCGCGGTGGCCGGATTCCTCTCGCAGCTGGTCAATCTGCTGCCCGAACCGGTGGCCGACGGCCTGGCCAGGGCGTTGGGGTCGAGCAACGCCTTCCTCGATGATGTGGACGCGGCCAAGCGCAAGGCCTATGAGGAGCGGGCGCGCAGCCTCTGA
- a CDS encoding aldehyde dehydrogenase family protein: MTNTESVPGAAKKTTARKTTAKKADPEIIEVRNPGTGEVVGTVPNESTEAVAAKIRELRLYQPEWEAIGPDGRKEWLLKLQDWIIDNTEHLADVLQAEAGKPRVDALIDPAFSTDLIGYYARRAAKFLADDHPSPHSPLARVKKLTTVYKPYPVVGVITPWNFPLAMPVIDVIPALAAGAAVVLKPSEVTPLSAVELARAWAEIGAPPVLAVVTGAGATGAAVVDNADYIQFTGSTATGRKIAAACVERLIPYSLELGGKDPAIVLADADLDRAAHGIAFGGMFNSGQVCISVERVYVEAPVYDEFVAKLTDAVQNLRQGLDGREPEYDVGALANENQVQIVQRHVEEAIAAGAKVTTGGKRTGVGTLFEPTVLIDVDHTMSCITEETFGPTLPVIKVDDEAEAVRLANDSIYGLSASVWTGDKERGERVARELDAGAVNINDVFVNLFSFALPMGGWGQSGVGARWGGPNGVRKYCRQKAITTPILPTQQKELLWFPYQMPKVLFGLGAMRAAGARGLRRIDIPAILKLKGGNK, translated from the coding sequence GTGACCAACACCGAATCGGTGCCCGGCGCGGCCAAGAAGACGACAGCGCGCAAGACGACGGCGAAGAAGGCGGACCCCGAAATAATCGAGGTACGCAATCCGGGTACCGGCGAGGTCGTCGGCACCGTGCCGAACGAGAGCACGGAAGCGGTCGCGGCCAAGATCCGTGAACTGCGCCTGTACCAGCCGGAATGGGAGGCCATCGGCCCCGACGGCCGCAAGGAATGGCTGCTGAAACTGCAGGACTGGATCATCGACAACACCGAACACCTCGCCGATGTGCTGCAGGCCGAGGCGGGCAAGCCCAGGGTGGACGCGCTGATCGACCCGGCTTTCTCCACCGACCTGATCGGCTACTACGCGCGCCGAGCCGCGAAGTTCCTCGCCGACGACCACCCGTCGCCGCACAGCCCGCTGGCCCGGGTGAAGAAGCTGACCACGGTGTACAAGCCGTATCCGGTGGTCGGGGTGATCACGCCGTGGAATTTCCCGCTGGCCATGCCGGTGATCGATGTGATCCCGGCGCTGGCCGCCGGTGCGGCGGTGGTTCTCAAGCCGTCCGAGGTAACCCCGCTCTCGGCGGTCGAATTGGCAAGGGCCTGGGCCGAAATCGGTGCGCCGCCGGTGCTCGCCGTGGTCACCGGCGCGGGTGCGACCGGCGCCGCGGTGGTGGACAACGCCGACTACATCCAGTTCACCGGCTCGACGGCGACCGGCCGCAAGATCGCCGCCGCCTGCGTCGAGCGGTTGATCCCCTACAGCCTGGAGTTGGGTGGTAAGGATCCGGCCATCGTGCTGGCCGACGCCGATCTGGATCGGGCCGCGCACGGCATCGCCTTCGGTGGCATGTTCAACTCTGGCCAGGTCTGCATTTCGGTGGAGCGGGTCTACGTCGAGGCGCCGGTGTACGACGAGTTCGTCGCCAAGCTGACCGATGCGGTCCAGAATCTGCGCCAGGGCCTCGACGGTCGCGAGCCCGAATACGATGTCGGCGCGCTGGCCAACGAGAACCAGGTCCAGATCGTGCAGCGGCACGTCGAGGAGGCCATCGCGGCGGGCGCCAAGGTGACCACCGGCGGCAAGCGGACCGGTGTCGGCACCCTGTTCGAACCGACCGTGCTCATCGATGTCGACCACACCATGTCCTGCATCACCGAGGAGACCTTCGGCCCGACCCTGCCGGTGATCAAGGTCGACGACGAGGCGGAAGCCGTTCGGCTGGCCAATGATTCGATCTACGGACTGTCCGCCTCGGTCTGGACCGGGGACAAGGAGCGCGGCGAGCGGGTGGCGCGCGAACTCGATGCCGGCGCGGTGAATATCAACGACGTCTTCGTCAACCTGTTCAGCTTCGCGCTGCCGATGGGCGGCTGGGGCCAATCCGGTGTCGGCGCGCGCTGGGGCGGCCCGAACGGCGTCCGCAAATACTGCAGGCAAAAGGCGATCACCACGCCGATCCTGCCGACCCAGCAGAAGGAACTGCTCTGGTTCCCATATCAGATGCCGAAGGTGCTTTTCGGGCTCGGCGCGATGCGCGCGGCGGGGGCCCGCGGTCTGCGCCGGATCGATATCCCGGCAATTCTGAAACTCAAGGGCGGGAACAAGTGA
- a CDS encoding LysR family transcriptional regulator has translation MDPHLRDLRYFVAVAEELHFTNAAQRLHIAQPTLSRQIRQLERQLDVVLFDRNQRSVALTVAGKELLEGARKILELWEVTHVSLQEAGEVLRVGIQSALGRGLLNDLESASGHRLALHAASWTDPSSGLAGRQADLALVWLPLPDPNRYRWQVLRTEPRWVLLPENHPLADNDTIDFADLLDEPFIALPTEAGAVRDFWLGNDARNGRQPKIGAEAATPEDKLEAVSLGLGVCLLAENNVPMYRWPGLTARPLNGLAPCELAVAWRADDNRPTILEFAGRATAGGFSVQQQHQPAVAS, from the coding sequence ATGGACCCGCATTTGCGCGACCTGCGGTATTTCGTCGCCGTCGCTGAGGAACTGCACTTCACCAACGCCGCGCAACGGCTGCACATCGCTCAACCCACCCTGTCGCGTCAGATTCGTCAGCTGGAACGCCAGCTCGACGTGGTCCTGTTCGACCGCAACCAGCGCAGTGTCGCGCTGACCGTCGCGGGCAAGGAACTACTCGAAGGCGCCCGCAAGATCCTGGAGCTGTGGGAAGTCACCCATGTCTCGCTGCAGGAGGCGGGCGAGGTGCTGCGCGTCGGCATCCAGTCCGCGCTCGGCCGCGGACTGCTCAATGACTTGGAGAGCGCGAGCGGGCACCGGCTCGCCCTGCACGCCGCCTCCTGGACCGACCCGTCCAGTGGGCTCGCGGGCAGGCAGGCCGACTTGGCGCTGGTTTGGCTGCCGCTACCGGATCCCAACCGGTACCGCTGGCAGGTGCTGCGCACCGAGCCGCGCTGGGTGCTGCTGCCGGAGAACCACCCGCTGGCCGATAACGACACGATCGACTTCGCCGACCTGCTCGACGAGCCGTTTATCGCACTGCCCACCGAAGCGGGTGCGGTGCGCGACTTCTGGCTGGGCAACGACGCCCGCAACGGCCGCCAGCCCAAGATCGGCGCCGAGGCGGCTACCCCCGAGGACAAACTGGAGGCCGTGAGCCTCGGCCTCGGCGTCTGCCTGCTCGCGGAGAACAATGTGCCGATGTATCGCTGGCCGGGCCTGACCGCCCGCCCGCTCAACGGCCTCGCCCCGTGCGAACTCGCGGTCGCCTGGCGCGCCGACGACAACCGGCCGACCATCCTCGAATTCGCCGGCCGCGCGACAGCCGGCGGCTTCTCGGTTCAGCAGCAGCACCAACCCGCGGTCGCTAGCTAG